A single region of the Streptomyces sp. NBC_00236 genome encodes:
- a CDS encoding glycosyltransferase family 2 protein — protein sequence MTSTPPGARQDHDPSRTTQLRIPPQLRTGGQRRRQKKALPRYDYEHYSRLAGPLTQPDPTRPYTVKYRSLLSQEPHRIRAALLLGAAPLVSLGLFAWLIQPEHWTQRDPNLKNDTLLILDIVMLVSIGLIELFRTLNVLSNAHATLVARDPVPVVPETGTRVAFLTSFVPGKEPLEMVTKTLEAAVRIRHRGLMHVWLLDEGDDPAVKEVCLRLGVHHFSRKGVAHWNQAKGPHRAKTKHGNYNAWLDAHGDAYDFFASVDTDHVPMPNYLERMLGYFRDPDVGFVIGPQVYGNYDSFVTKAAESQQFLFHALIQRAGNRYGAPMFVGTSNAVRISALKQIGGLYDSITEDMATGFEMHRARNPHTGRKWRSVYTPDVLAVGEGPTAWTDFFTQQLRWSRGTYETILKQYWKGFFSLPAGKLFNYTMMIIFYPMSAMNWILAALSCALFLGMGASGVQIDPTVWMMLYGNASALQIGLYIWNRRHNVSPHEPEGSGGLAGMMMSALSAPIYARSLMDAVLRRKSSFVVTPKGDSSSPDTLFGTFRIHLFFILVFAGSIVASFALGHSHPAMLTWAALALLITAAPIFGWRYTMRAEKKKRRAGPPPPSGPPAHGRQEKPHWAGDEQTMQIALGGRKQ from the coding sequence ATGACGTCGACGCCGCCAGGCGCCCGGCAGGACCACGACCCGTCCCGGACGACACAGCTTCGGATACCCCCGCAGCTACGGACCGGGGGCCAGCGGCGGCGACAGAAGAAAGCGCTGCCACGGTACGACTACGAGCACTACAGCCGGCTCGCCGGGCCTCTGACCCAGCCCGACCCCACGCGGCCGTACACCGTGAAATACCGCTCGCTCCTCTCCCAGGAGCCCCACCGGATACGTGCGGCCCTCCTGCTGGGGGCCGCCCCGCTCGTCTCGCTCGGCCTCTTCGCCTGGCTGATACAGCCCGAGCACTGGACACAGCGCGATCCGAACCTCAAGAACGACACGCTGCTGATCCTCGACATCGTGATGCTGGTCTCGATCGGCCTGATCGAGCTCTTCCGCACCCTGAACGTCCTCTCCAACGCGCACGCCACGCTGGTGGCGCGCGATCCGGTCCCGGTCGTGCCGGAGACCGGCACCCGGGTCGCCTTCCTCACCTCCTTCGTCCCGGGCAAGGAGCCCCTGGAGATGGTGACGAAGACCCTGGAGGCCGCCGTCCGCATCCGCCACCGCGGGCTGATGCACGTCTGGCTCCTCGACGAGGGCGACGACCCCGCGGTGAAGGAGGTCTGCCTGCGGCTCGGCGTGCACCACTTCTCCCGCAAGGGCGTGGCGCACTGGAACCAGGCCAAGGGCCCGCACCGGGCGAAGACCAAGCACGGCAACTACAACGCCTGGCTCGACGCCCACGGTGACGCGTACGACTTCTTCGCATCGGTCGACACCGACCATGTCCCGATGCCGAACTATCTGGAGCGGATGCTCGGCTACTTCCGCGACCCGGACGTCGGCTTCGTCATCGGCCCGCAGGTCTACGGCAACTACGACAGCTTCGTCACCAAGGCCGCCGAGTCGCAGCAGTTTCTCTTCCACGCGCTGATCCAGCGCGCCGGCAACCGCTACGGCGCCCCGATGTTCGTCGGCACCAGCAACGCGGTGCGCATCAGTGCCCTCAAGCAGATCGGCGGTCTGTACGACTCGATCACCGAGGACATGGCGACCGGCTTCGAGATGCACCGCGCCCGCAACCCGCACACCGGCCGCAAGTGGCGCTCGGTGTACACCCCGGACGTGCTGGCCGTGGGCGAGGGACCGACCGCGTGGACGGACTTCTTCACCCAGCAGCTGCGCTGGTCGCGGGGCACGTACGAGACGATCCTCAAGCAGTACTGGAAGGGCTTCTTCTCGCTGCCCGCGGGCAAGCTCTTCAACTACACGATGATGATCATCTTCTACCCGATGTCCGCGATGAACTGGATCCTCGCGGCCCTCAGTTGCGCGCTGTTCCTGGGCATGGGCGCCTCCGGTGTGCAGATCGACCCGACCGTCTGGATGATGCTGTACGGCAACGCATCGGCCCTCCAGATCGGCCTGTACATCTGGAACCGCCGGCACAACGTCTCACCGCACGAGCCCGAGGGTTCCGGCGGTCTCGCCGGCATGATGATGTCCGCGCTCTCCGCGCCGATCTACGCACGGTCCCTGATGGACGCCGTGCTGCGCCGCAAGAGCTCCTTCGTCGTGACGCCCAAGGGCGACTCGTCGAGTCCGGACACCCTCTTCGGGACCTTCCGCATCCACCTCTTCTTCATCCTGGTCTTCGCCGGCTCCATCGTGGCCTCCTTCGCCCTCGGCCACAGCCACCCGGCGATGCTCACCTGGGCCGCGCTGGCGCTGCTGATCACCGCGGCGCCGATCTTCGGCTGGCGGTACACGATGCGGGCCGAGAAGAAGAAGCGCCGCGCGGGGCCGCCGCCGCCGAGCGGACCACCCGCCCACGGCCGGCAGGAGAAGCCTCACTGGGCCGGCGACGAACAGACCATGCAGATCGCCCTTGGGGGACGTAAACAATGA
- a CDS encoding galactose oxidase-like domain-containing protein: MKYRPSRRTRRMAITTAVVLALAGANGPWLYRVSTERYHDYKINQASYKAANGHWDFLDIPSEFRINTIHAALLHTGKVLLVAGSGNNQKNFDAKSFRSVLWDPETNAFKNIPTPKDMFCAGHTQLPDGKLLIAGGTKQYEKLKGDVTKAGGLMIVHNEDPDKPITLPAGTRFTGKENGKTFVTKDPVLVEKATKVFDKNTGAFLRNDPGLGRIYVEAQKSGTKYETGTEDNYRIAGLSGSDTRNVYGIAQKLAMDKKDFQGIREAFEFDPVAEKYITVDPMNEARWYPTLTTLEDGKVLALSGLDEIGQIVPGKDEIYDPETKEWEYTGIVRKFPTYPAIFLMNNGKLFYSGSNAGYGPATVGRDPGVWDLATNRFTKIPGLSDPDKMETSATVRLPPAQDEKFMVIGGGGVGESDKSSEKSRLVDLKDADPRFKDGASLDEGTRYPSASLLPDDSLLVTGGSNDYRGRGGSDVLQARLYDAKSDTYQRVADPAVGRNYHSGSVLLPDGRVMIFGSDSLYSDKANTRPGVFEQRIEIYTPPYLYRDSRPELTAGPKKIERGKTAVFTTNQASSIRSAKLMRPSAVTHVTDTDQRSVALDLKRKDGEISVTVPGNRALVPSGWYMLFVTDDKGTPSEGTWVEVP; the protein is encoded by the coding sequence ATGAAGTACCGTCCGAGCCGCCGTACCCGCCGCATGGCGATCACTACGGCGGTGGTTCTCGCGCTCGCGGGAGCGAACGGGCCGTGGCTGTACCGCGTCAGCACCGAGCGCTACCACGATTACAAGATCAACCAGGCGAGCTACAAGGCGGCCAACGGCCACTGGGACTTCCTGGACATCCCCTCCGAGTTCCGGATCAACACGATCCACGCGGCGCTGCTGCACACCGGCAAGGTGCTGCTCGTCGCGGGCTCGGGCAACAACCAGAAGAACTTCGACGCGAAGAGCTTCCGGTCGGTGCTGTGGGACCCGGAGACCAACGCCTTCAAGAACATCCCCACGCCCAAGGACATGTTCTGCGCCGGTCACACCCAACTGCCCGACGGCAAGCTGCTCATAGCCGGCGGCACCAAGCAGTACGAGAAGCTCAAGGGTGACGTCACCAAGGCCGGCGGCCTGATGATCGTCCACAACGAGGACCCGGACAAGCCGATCACGCTGCCCGCGGGCACCCGGTTCACCGGCAAGGAGAACGGCAAGACCTTCGTCACGAAGGACCCCGTGCTGGTGGAGAAGGCGACCAAGGTCTTCGACAAGAACACCGGCGCCTTCCTGCGCAACGACCCCGGCCTCGGCCGGATCTACGTCGAGGCGCAGAAGTCCGGTACGAAGTACGAGACGGGCACCGAGGACAACTACCGAATAGCGGGTCTGTCCGGCTCCGACACCCGCAACGTCTACGGGATCGCCCAGAAGCTCGCCATGGACAAGAAGGACTTCCAGGGCATCCGGGAGGCCTTCGAGTTCGACCCGGTGGCGGAGAAGTACATCACCGTCGACCCGATGAACGAGGCCCGCTGGTACCCGACGCTCACCACGCTGGAGGACGGCAAGGTCCTCGCCCTGTCCGGCCTGGACGAGATCGGGCAGATCGTCCCCGGCAAGGACGAGATCTACGATCCCGAGACCAAGGAGTGGGAGTACACCGGCATCGTCCGGAAGTTCCCCACCTATCCGGCGATCTTCCTGATGAACAACGGCAAGCTCTTCTACTCCGGCTCGAACGCGGGGTACGGGCCGGCCACCGTCGGCCGCGACCCCGGCGTCTGGGACCTGGCGACGAACAGGTTCACCAAGATCCCCGGCCTGAGCGACCCGGACAAGATGGAGACCTCGGCGACCGTACGGCTGCCTCCGGCCCAGGACGAGAAGTTCATGGTGATCGGCGGGGGCGGCGTCGGCGAGTCCGACAAGTCCAGCGAGAAGTCCCGGCTGGTCGACCTCAAGGACGCAGATCCGAGGTTCAAGGACGGCGCCTCGCTGGACGAGGGCACGCGCTACCCGAGCGCGTCCCTGCTGCCCGACGACTCCCTGCTGGTCACCGGCGGCTCCAACGACTACCGCGGGCGCGGCGGTTCCGACGTGCTGCAGGCGCGGCTGTACGACGCGAAGTCGGACACGTACCAGCGGGTCGCCGACCCGGCGGTCGGCCGCAACTACCACTCGGGGTCCGTGCTGCTGCCCGACGGCCGGGTCATGATCTTCGGGTCCGACTCGCTCTACTCCGACAAGGCCAACACCCGGCCCGGCGTCTTCGAGCAGCGCATCGAGATCTACACCCCGCCCTACCTGTACCGCGACTCTCGGCCCGAGCTGACCGCCGGACCGAAGAAGATCGAGCGCGGGAAGACGGCGGTGTTCACCACCAACCAGGCCTCGTCCATCAGGTCGGCGAAGCTGATGCGGCCGAGCGCGGTCACCCACGTCACCGACACCGACCAGCGCTCGGTGGCTCTGGACCTGAAGCGGAAGGACGGCGAGATCTCGGTGACGGTGCCGGGGAACCGGGCGCTGGTGCCGTCGGGCTGGTACATGCTGTTCGTCACCGACGACAAGGGCACGCCGTCCGAGGGGACGTGGGTGGAGGTGCCGTAG
- a CDS encoding glycoside hydrolase family 6 protein → MYGSHNGRFGMRGVGVAAAGAVLLLAGCGSSGDGGREDGSGGREPAAIGQQPKDADPYWVNPDGNAARQVARYTEDGKEKDAALIRRIARQPVGEWIGTDDPEAEAKGFTEAAEKADREALLVLYNIPHRDCGQFSKGGAADGDAYRAWLDSVARGIGDRGATVILEPDAVLHLVDGCTPQEFHEERYDLLKGAVERLKQLPGTKVYLDAGNAGWHTPDALFQPLQQAGLGAADGFAVNVSNFQTTAVSKDFGKRLSAKVGNKPFVIDTSRNGNGPYTGGAPEENWCNPPGRALGETPTTSTGDELVDAYLWIKRPGESDGDCRGGPKAGAWWPEYALGLARGTD, encoded by the coding sequence ATGTACGGCAGTCACAACGGCCGGTTCGGCATGCGAGGGGTGGGCGTGGCCGCGGCAGGCGCCGTGCTGCTGCTCGCGGGATGCGGTTCTTCCGGTGACGGCGGCCGTGAGGACGGATCCGGGGGCAGGGAGCCGGCGGCCATCGGTCAGCAGCCCAAGGACGCCGACCCGTACTGGGTCAACCCCGACGGGAACGCCGCCCGGCAGGTCGCCCGCTACACCGAGGACGGCAAGGAGAAGGACGCCGCCCTGATCCGCCGGATCGCGCGGCAGCCGGTCGGAGAGTGGATCGGCACGGACGATCCGGAGGCCGAGGCGAAGGGCTTCACGGAGGCGGCCGAGAAGGCCGACCGGGAGGCGCTGCTGGTCCTCTACAACATCCCGCACCGCGACTGCGGCCAGTTCTCCAAGGGCGGCGCCGCCGACGGAGACGCGTACCGCGCCTGGCTGGACAGTGTGGCCCGGGGCATCGGCGACCGGGGCGCGACCGTGATCCTGGAGCCGGACGCGGTGCTGCACCTGGTCGACGGGTGCACCCCGCAGGAGTTCCACGAGGAGCGCTACGACCTCCTCAAGGGTGCGGTGGAGCGGCTCAAGCAGCTGCCGGGCACCAAGGTCTACCTGGATGCGGGCAACGCCGGCTGGCACACCCCGGACGCGCTGTTCCAGCCGCTCCAGCAGGCGGGTCTGGGCGCGGCCGACGGCTTCGCGGTCAACGTCTCCAACTTCCAGACCACCGCGGTCAGCAAGGACTTCGGCAAGCGGCTGTCGGCGAAGGTCGGCAACAAGCCGTTCGTGATCGACACCAGCCGCAACGGCAACGGCCCGTACACCGGCGGCGCCCCCGAGGAGAACTGGTGCAACCCGCCGGGCCGGGCCCTCGGTGAGACGCCGACGACGTCCACGGGCGACGAGCTGGTCGACGCGTACCTCTGGATCAAGCGGCCGGGCGAGTCCGACGGCGACTGCCGGGGCGGCCCGAAGGCGGGCGCGTGGTGGCCCGAGTACGCGCTGGGGCTGGCCCGCGGCACCGACTAG
- a CDS encoding class F sortase, which yields MSASDHSAGHGRLLTGVAWAVLLLGLWLWGRGITGGSGASSAPTTGDVAAVGRPLGVPLPPAHDPIEGVAPKSVEIPSLGIRAPVVSRGLDEDGAIEPPSFETPRTVGWYGAGTEPGAKGPALFVGHVDTATKPAVFYGLSAARPGAEVEVTRADGSVAEFTIDDVQVFTRERFNAQKAYGPREDGRAELRLITCGGTYDRASESYTANVVVSAYLTGEKSREKVRAEAEKEAVGKAGAPAGG from the coding sequence GTGTCCGCCTCGGACCACTCGGCGGGACACGGCAGGCTGCTCACCGGAGTGGCCTGGGCCGTGCTCCTGCTGGGTCTGTGGCTCTGGGGCCGCGGCATCACCGGCGGCTCCGGCGCCAGCTCCGCACCGACCACCGGCGACGTCGCCGCGGTCGGGCGCCCCCTCGGTGTACCGCTGCCCCCGGCCCACGACCCGATCGAGGGCGTCGCGCCGAAGAGCGTCGAGATCCCGTCGCTCGGGATCCGGGCCCCCGTCGTCTCCCGGGGCCTGGACGAGGACGGGGCGATCGAACCGCCGTCCTTCGAAACGCCCCGGACGGTCGGCTGGTACGGGGCCGGCACCGAGCCCGGCGCCAAGGGACCGGCCCTCTTCGTCGGCCATGTCGACACCGCGACCAAGCCGGCCGTCTTCTACGGGCTCAGCGCGGCCCGCCCCGGCGCCGAGGTCGAGGTGACCCGGGCCGACGGCAGCGTCGCCGAGTTCACCATCGACGACGTCCAGGTCTTCACCCGGGAACGCTTCAACGCGCAGAAGGCCTACGGTCCCCGCGAGGACGGCCGGGCCGAGCTCCGGCTGATCACCTGCGGCGGCACGTACGACCGTGCGTCGGAGTCGTACACGGCGAACGTCGTCGTCTCGGCCTACCTCACGGGCGAGAAATCCCGGGAGAAGGTGCGGGCCGAGGCGGAGAAGGAGGCCGTCGGCAAGGCGGGCGCGCCGGCCGGCGGCTGA
- a CDS encoding HAD-IIA family hydrolase: MAERKPISSWLTDMDGVLIHEGTPIPGADAFIKRLRDSGLPFLVLTNNSIYTARDLHARLSRMGLDVPVENIWTSALATAQFLDDQRPGGTAYVIGEAGLTTALHDIGYVLTDHEPDYVVLGETRTYSFEALTKAIRLINNGARFICTNPDETGPSAEGPLPATGSVAALITKATGKAPYFAGKPNPLMMRTGLNAIGAHSESSAMIGDRMDTDVLAGLEAGMQTFLVLTGLTTVADIDKYPFRPSTVVDSIADLVGLIDAG; this comes from the coding sequence ATGGCAGAGCGCAAGCCGATCTCGTCCTGGCTCACCGACATGGACGGAGTCCTCATCCACGAGGGGACTCCGATCCCCGGCGCGGATGCCTTCATCAAGCGGCTGCGGGACTCGGGGCTGCCCTTCCTGGTCCTCACCAACAACTCCATCTACACCGCCCGGGACCTGCACGCCCGGCTCAGCCGCATGGGCCTCGACGTCCCCGTCGAGAACATCTGGACCTCCGCACTCGCCACCGCCCAGTTCCTGGACGACCAGCGGCCCGGCGGCACGGCCTACGTCATCGGCGAGGCCGGGCTCACGACCGCGCTGCACGACATCGGCTACGTCCTCACCGACCACGAGCCCGACTACGTGGTCCTCGGCGAGACGCGTACGTACTCCTTCGAGGCGCTCACGAAGGCGATCCGGCTGATCAACAACGGGGCGCGCTTCATCTGCACCAACCCGGACGAGACCGGCCCGTCCGCCGAGGGCCCGCTGCCCGCCACGGGCTCCGTCGCCGCACTCATCACCAAGGCGACCGGCAAGGCCCCCTACTTCGCGGGCAAGCCCAACCCGCTGATGATGCGCACCGGGCTCAACGCGATCGGCGCCCACTCCGAGTCCAGCGCCATGATCGGCGACCGGATGGACACCGATGTGCTCGCCGGTCTGGAGGCGGGCATGCAGACCTTCCTGGTGCTGACCGGACTCACTACGGTGGCGGACATCGACAAGTACCCGTTCCGGCCGTCCACGGTCGTCGACTCCATCGCCGATCTGGTCGGCCTGATCGACGCCGGCTGA